From a single Glycine soja cultivar W05 chromosome 19, ASM419377v2, whole genome shotgun sequence genomic region:
- the LOC114399820 gene encoding proline-rich receptor-like protein kinase PERK3 isoform X1 → MSIGILKKVQGLVQKWMLILSCLVFVIEAGENDKTMEPPSLYDSGSPLPFVVVHDLPLPANLHVSKHVLSHGAPIAALSPVKPPSYGPFTSNGHPPASSHLSILFKKSEMKPPISGFKDIHIAPVHSTAAAGPSALAQPPLSPYASNCCKQDMVLKRGSKDCQCAYPIKLDLFLSNVSQNPNWNDFLDELATQLGLRNTQIELINFYVLSLSTLNISMNITPHKGISFSANEVSKINSSLSMHKVQLNPGLVGGYKLLNLTWFEPPPPSQAPTLAASPVNTPLHHSPTATSSSSSPKRGRHSNLFLILGIAIGIIFIAIISVLIFCLCTFLPKANTPPIDTEKPRTESAISTVGSLPHPTSTRFIAYEELKEATNNFEAASILGEGGFGRVFKGVLNDGTPVAIKRLTSGGQQGDKEFLVEVEMLSRLHHRNLVKLVGYFINRDSSQNLLCYELVPNGSLEAWLHGPLGINCPLDWDTRMKIALDAARGLSYLHEDSQPCVIHRDFKASNILLENNFQAKVADFGLAKQAPEGRSNYLSTRVMGTFGYVAPEYAMTGHLLVKSDVYSYGVVLLELLTGRKPVDMSQPTGQENLVTWARPILRDKERLEEIADPRLGGEYPKEDFVRVCTIAAACVAPEANQRPTMGEVVQSLKMVQRVTEYHDSVLASSNARPNLRQSSSTFEFDGTSSMFSSGPYSGLSAFDNDNISRTVVFSEDLCEGR, encoded by the exons ATGTCAATTG GTATATTGAAAAAGGTTCAAGGCTTGGTGCAGAAATGGATGCTTATATTATCTTGCTTGGTATTTGTGATTGAGGCTGGTGAAAATGATAAAACAATGGAGCCCCCTTCTTTATATGATTCTGGATCACCTTTGCCCTTTGTTGTTGTTCATGATCTACCTCTACCAGCAAATCTCCATGTGTCGAAGCATGTGCTTTCTCATGGTGCACCAATTGCTGCACTGTCACCAGTCAAGCCTCCTTCATATGGTCCTTTCACAAGTAATGGTCACCCCCCTGCAAGTTCACATTTATCCATACTATTCAAGAAGAGTGAAATGAAACCTCCAATTTCTGGCTTTAAAGatattcatattgctcctgtgCATTCTACTGCAGCTGCAGGCCCTTCCGCTTTGGCCCAGCCACCATTGTCTCCTTATGCTTCTA ATTGTTGTAAACAAGACATGGTGCTGAAAAGGGGCAGTAAGGATTGCCAATGTGCATATCCCATAAAGCTAGACCTTTTTCTTTCAAATGTCTCTCAAAATCCTAATTGGAATGATTTTCTTGATGAATTAGCTACCCAGCTTGGGTTGCGAAATACCCAGATTGAGCTGATAAACTTTTATGTACTCAGCTTATCAACATTAAATATATCGATGAATATTACTCCACATAAAGGCATCAGTTTCTCTGCCAATGAAGTTTCTAAAATAAACTCTTCGCTTTCAATGCATAAGGTTCAACTAAACCCTGGATTAGTGGGTGGATACAAACTTCTCAATTTAACGTGGTTTGAACCACCTCCTCCTTCTCAAG CTCCTACTTTAGCTGCATCACCTGTGAATACACCTTTGCATCATTCACCTACTGCTACATCATCATCGAGTTCTCCGAAAAGAGGAAGGCATTCAAATTTGTTTCTTATTCTTGGAATTGCTATTGGCATAATCTTCATTGCTATCATATCTGTACTTATATTCTGTTTATGTACGTTCCTGCCAAAAGCAAACACACCTCCTATAGACACTG AAAAGCCAAGGACAGAGAGTGCAATTTCAACTGTGGGTTCTCTTCCCCACCCAACTAGTACACGTTTTATTGCTTATGAAGAGCTTAaagaagcaacaaacaattttgAAGCAGCGAGCATACTTGGAGAAGGAGGGTTTGGTAGAGTTTTTAAAGGTGTCTTAAATGACGGTACTCCTGTAGCAATTAAGAGGCTTACCAGTGGAGGGCAACAGGGTGACAAAGAGTTTTTGGTTGAGGTTGAGATGCTTAGCCGGTTGCATCATCGTAACCTTGTAAAACTAGTGGGATACTTCATTAATCGTGACTCATCACAAAATTTACTTTGCTATGAGCTTGTCCCTAATGGAAGTTTGGAGGCTTGGCTTCATG GTCCCTTGGGAATCAACTGTCCTTTGGATTGGGACACCAGAATGAAGATTGCGCTGGATGCTGCGAGGGGACTTTCATACCTGCATGAAGACTCACAGCCCTGTGTAATACACAGAGACTTCAAGGCATCCAACATACTGCTTGAGAACAACTTTCAAGCTAAGGTTGCAGATTTTGGTCTTGCTAAGCAAGCACCTGAAGGAAGATCTAATTATTTGTCTACTCGTGTCATGGGGACATTTGG GTACGTAGCTCCTGAATATGCCATGACTGGGCACCTACTTGTTAAAAGTGATGTTTATAGCTATGGTGTTGTCTTGCTGGAACTGCTTACTGGTAGGAAGCCTGTGGATATGTCACAGCCAACTGGACAAGAGAACCTTGTTACTTGG GCTAGGCCAATCCTTAGAGATAAGGAGCGGTTGGAAGAGATTGCTGATCCAAGACTTGGGGGAGAGTATCCAAAGGAAGATTTTGTACGTGTTTGCACTATTGCTGCGGCCTGTGTTGCTCCGGAAGCAAACCAACGACCTACAATGGGTGAAGTGGTACAATCACTTAAAATGGTGCAGCGCGTCACAGAATACCATGATTCTGTGTTAGCCTCATCCAATGCACGACCCAACCTAAGACAGTCCTCTAGcacttttgaatttgatggAACGTCTTCGATGTTCTCTTCAGGTCCTTACTCTGGTCTAAGTGCCTTTGACAATGACAACATTTCTAGGACCGTGGTTTTCTCTGAAGATCTTTGTGAAGGACGATGA
- the LOC114399820 gene encoding proline-rich receptor-like protein kinase PERK3 isoform X2, which yields MSIGILKKVQGLVQKWMLILSCLVFVIEAGENDKTMEPPSLYDSGSPLPFVVVHDLPLPANLHVSKHVLSHGAPIAALSPVKPPSYGPFTTAGPSALAQPPLSPYASNCCKQDMVLKRGSKDCQCAYPIKLDLFLSNVSQNPNWNDFLDELATQLGLRNTQIELINFYVLSLSTLNISMNITPHKGISFSANEVSKINSSLSMHKVQLNPGLVGGYKLLNLTWFEPPPPSQAPTLAASPVNTPLHHSPTATSSSSSPKRGRHSNLFLILGIAIGIIFIAIISVLIFCLCTFLPKANTPPIDTEKPRTESAISTVGSLPHPTSTRFIAYEELKEATNNFEAASILGEGGFGRVFKGVLNDGTPVAIKRLTSGGQQGDKEFLVEVEMLSRLHHRNLVKLVGYFINRDSSQNLLCYELVPNGSLEAWLHGPLGINCPLDWDTRMKIALDAARGLSYLHEDSQPCVIHRDFKASNILLENNFQAKVADFGLAKQAPEGRSNYLSTRVMGTFGYVAPEYAMTGHLLVKSDVYSYGVVLLELLTGRKPVDMSQPTGQENLVTWARPILRDKERLEEIADPRLGGEYPKEDFVRVCTIAAACVAPEANQRPTMGEVVQSLKMVQRVTEYHDSVLASSNARPNLRQSSSTFEFDGTSSMFSSGPYSGLSAFDNDNISRTVVFSEDLCEGR from the exons ATGTCAATTG GTATATTGAAAAAGGTTCAAGGCTTGGTGCAGAAATGGATGCTTATATTATCTTGCTTGGTATTTGTGATTGAGGCTGGTGAAAATGATAAAACAATGGAGCCCCCTTCTTTATATGATTCTGGATCACCTTTGCCCTTTGTTGTTGTTCATGATCTACCTCTACCAGCAAATCTCCATGTGTCGAAGCATGTGCTTTCTCATGGTGCACCAATTGCTGCACTGTCACCAGTCAAGCCTCCTTCATATGGTCCTTTCACAA CTGCAGGCCCTTCCGCTTTGGCCCAGCCACCATTGTCTCCTTATGCTTCTA ATTGTTGTAAACAAGACATGGTGCTGAAAAGGGGCAGTAAGGATTGCCAATGTGCATATCCCATAAAGCTAGACCTTTTTCTTTCAAATGTCTCTCAAAATCCTAATTGGAATGATTTTCTTGATGAATTAGCTACCCAGCTTGGGTTGCGAAATACCCAGATTGAGCTGATAAACTTTTATGTACTCAGCTTATCAACATTAAATATATCGATGAATATTACTCCACATAAAGGCATCAGTTTCTCTGCCAATGAAGTTTCTAAAATAAACTCTTCGCTTTCAATGCATAAGGTTCAACTAAACCCTGGATTAGTGGGTGGATACAAACTTCTCAATTTAACGTGGTTTGAACCACCTCCTCCTTCTCAAG CTCCTACTTTAGCTGCATCACCTGTGAATACACCTTTGCATCATTCACCTACTGCTACATCATCATCGAGTTCTCCGAAAAGAGGAAGGCATTCAAATTTGTTTCTTATTCTTGGAATTGCTATTGGCATAATCTTCATTGCTATCATATCTGTACTTATATTCTGTTTATGTACGTTCCTGCCAAAAGCAAACACACCTCCTATAGACACTG AAAAGCCAAGGACAGAGAGTGCAATTTCAACTGTGGGTTCTCTTCCCCACCCAACTAGTACACGTTTTATTGCTTATGAAGAGCTTAaagaagcaacaaacaattttgAAGCAGCGAGCATACTTGGAGAAGGAGGGTTTGGTAGAGTTTTTAAAGGTGTCTTAAATGACGGTACTCCTGTAGCAATTAAGAGGCTTACCAGTGGAGGGCAACAGGGTGACAAAGAGTTTTTGGTTGAGGTTGAGATGCTTAGCCGGTTGCATCATCGTAACCTTGTAAAACTAGTGGGATACTTCATTAATCGTGACTCATCACAAAATTTACTTTGCTATGAGCTTGTCCCTAATGGAAGTTTGGAGGCTTGGCTTCATG GTCCCTTGGGAATCAACTGTCCTTTGGATTGGGACACCAGAATGAAGATTGCGCTGGATGCTGCGAGGGGACTTTCATACCTGCATGAAGACTCACAGCCCTGTGTAATACACAGAGACTTCAAGGCATCCAACATACTGCTTGAGAACAACTTTCAAGCTAAGGTTGCAGATTTTGGTCTTGCTAAGCAAGCACCTGAAGGAAGATCTAATTATTTGTCTACTCGTGTCATGGGGACATTTGG GTACGTAGCTCCTGAATATGCCATGACTGGGCACCTACTTGTTAAAAGTGATGTTTATAGCTATGGTGTTGTCTTGCTGGAACTGCTTACTGGTAGGAAGCCTGTGGATATGTCACAGCCAACTGGACAAGAGAACCTTGTTACTTGG GCTAGGCCAATCCTTAGAGATAAGGAGCGGTTGGAAGAGATTGCTGATCCAAGACTTGGGGGAGAGTATCCAAAGGAAGATTTTGTACGTGTTTGCACTATTGCTGCGGCCTGTGTTGCTCCGGAAGCAAACCAACGACCTACAATGGGTGAAGTGGTACAATCACTTAAAATGGTGCAGCGCGTCACAGAATACCATGATTCTGTGTTAGCCTCATCCAATGCACGACCCAACCTAAGACAGTCCTCTAGcacttttgaatttgatggAACGTCTTCGATGTTCTCTTCAGGTCCTTACTCTGGTCTAAGTGCCTTTGACAATGACAACATTTCTAGGACCGTGGTTTTCTCTGAAGATCTTTGTGAAGGACGATGA
- the LOC114399709 gene encoding DEAD-box ATP-dependent RNA helicase 24-like translates to MSKRKFGFEGFGINRQSTYSFERSQPPQRLYVPPSARHGHDHYEDTDIDNIDFDDNNNDDGSKNNNGGGNDDDDEIDPLDAFMEGIHEEMRAAPPPKEKAEDRYRDDEDDDPLESFLKAKKDLGLTLASDALHAGYDSDEEVYAAAKAVDAGMIEYDSDDNPIVIDKKKIEPIPALDHSSIDYEPFNKDFYEETPSISGMSEQDVSEYRKSLAIRVSGFDVPKPIKTFEDCGFPSQIMNAIKKQGYEKPTSIQCQALPVVLSGRDIIGIAKTGSGKTASFVLPMIVHIMDQPELQKEEGPIGVICAPTRELAHQIYLEAKKFAKAYGVRVSAVYGGMSKLEQFKELKAGCEIVVATPGRLIDMLKMKALTMMRATYLVLDEADRMFDLGFEPQVRSIVGQIRPDRQTLLFSATMPRKVEKLAREILSDPIRVTVGEVGMANEDITQVVHVIPSDSEKLPWLLEKLPEMIDQGDTLVFASKKATVDEIESQLAQRGFKVAALHGDKDQASRMDILQKFKSGLYHVLIATDVAARGLDIKSIKSVVNFDIAKDMDMHVHRIGRTGRAGDKDGVAYTLITLKEARFAGELVNSLVAAGQNVSVELMDLAMKDGRFRSKRDARKGGGKKGKGRGGGGRGVRGVDFGLGIGYNSESNNAPSTTAPSRSAAVNSLRTGMMSQFKSNFVAASSNSQNQGFGSNTSMAANKRPALPGFVSGGSIGGDINTYQNTASPNPATSAVNSTSQVSGVNPGQKNTNSSKPKERRRPSGWDR, encoded by the exons ATGTCGAAGAGGAAGTTCGGATTCGAAGGGTTCGGCATAAACCGCCAATCCACCTACAGCTTCGAGCGATCCCAGCCCCCTCAGCGACTCTACGTCCCTCCCTCCGCGCGCCACGGCCACGACCACTACGAAGACACCGACATCGACAACATCGACTTCGACGACAACAACAACGACGACGGGAGCAAGAATAACAACGGTGGCGGcaacgacgacgacgacgaaaTCGACCCCTTGGATGCCTTCATGGAGGGGATTCACGAGGAGATGCGGGCTGCCCCGCCGCCGAAGGAGAAGGCGGAGGACCGGTACCGCGACGACGAGGACGACGATCCCCTGGAGAGCTTTCTGAAGGCGAAGAAGGATTTAGGGTTGACTCTCGCGTCCGACGCGCTGCACGCTGGGTATGATTCCGACGAGGAGGTTTATGCTGCTGCCAAAGCTGTGGATGCTGGTATGATTGAGTATGATTCTGATGATAACCCTATTGTTATTGACAAGAAGAAAATTGAACCCATTCCTGCTCTCGATCACTCTTCCATTGATTACGAGCCTTTCAATAAGGATTTTTATGAGGAGACACCTTCAATATCAG GTATGAGTGAGCAGGATGTAAGTGAATACAGAAAGAGTTTGGCTATTCGTGTATCGGGTTTTGATGTTCCCAAGCCAATAAAGACATTTGAGGACTGTGGGTTTCCTTCGCAGATTATGAATGCTATTAAAAAACAAGGATATGAGAAGCCAACATCTATACAATGTCAGGCTTTGCCAGTTGTGCTTTCGGGCAGGGATATCATTGGTATAGCAAAAACTGGTTCTGGTAAAACTGCTTCTTTTGTGCTTCCTATGATTGTGCATATCATGGATCAGCCTGAGCTTCAGAAGGAGGAGGGGCCTATAGGGGTCATATGTGCACCTACCAGAGAATTGGCGCATCAAATATATCTGGAGGCCAAGAAATTTGCAAAAGCATATGGGGTGCGTGTCTCTGCTGTCTATGGTGGAATGTCAAAACTTGAACAGTTCAAAGAACTGAAGGCGGGATGTGAGATAGTTGTTGCTACACCAGGAAGATTAATAGACATGCTGAAAATGAAGGCATTGACGATGATGAGAGCAACTTACCTGGTGCTTGATGAGGCTGATCGGATGTTTGATCTTGGGTTTGAGCCGCAAGTAAGGTCAATTGTTGGGCAGATTAGGCCGGACCGCCAAACTTTACTCTTTTCTGCAACTATGCCTCGAAAAGTTGAAAAGTTGGCCAGGGAAATCCTTTCTGATCCTATTAGAGTAACTGTTGGAGAGGTGGGGATGGCAAATGAAGATATTACTCAAGTTGTTCATGTAATTCCTTCCGATTCTGAGAAATTGCCCTGGCTTCTGGAAAAGCTGCCTGAAATGATTGATCAAGGTGATACCCTAGTTTTTGCTTCAAAAAAGGCTACTGTGGATGAAATTGAATCACAATTGGCTCAAAGAGGCTTTAAAGTTGCTGCCTTGCATGGTGATAAAGATCAAGCTTCTCGTATGGATATTTTACAGAAGTTTAAATCTGGCCTCTACCATGTGCTAATTGCAACTGATGTTGCTGCCCGTGGTCTTGACATCAAGTCAATTAAGTCAGTGGTAAACTTTGATATTGCAAAAGATATGGACATGCATGTCCATCGCATTGGAAGAACAGGCCGTGCTGGTGACAAGGATGGGGTTGCATACACTCTTATAACTCTGAAAGAAGCACGGTTTGCTGGTGAATTGGTCAATAGCTTAGTTGCTGCTGGTCAGAATGTGTCTGTGGAGTTGATGGATCTTGCTATGAAG GACGGGAGATTCAGGTCAAAACGTGATGCAAGAAAAGGAG GTGGAAAAAAAGGCAAAGGTAGAGGTGGGGGTGGCAGAGGCGTGCGAGGAGTGGATTTTGGCTTGGGTATTGGATATAATTCTGAGTCAAATAACGCACCATCTACCACAGCTCCCAGTCGATCTGCTGCCGTAAATTCTCTGAGAACAGGAATGATGTCACAATTTAAGAGTAACTTTGTTGCTGCTTCATCAAACTCTCAGAATCAAGGATTCGGTAGCAATACAAGCATGGCTGCTAATAAGAGACCAGCACTCCCTGGTTTTGTATCCGGTGGATCAATTGGCGGTGACATAAATACTTATCAGAATACTGCTTCACCCAATCCTGCTACATCAGCGGTAAATTCCACCAGTCAAGTTTCTGGAGTAAATCCTGGTCAGAAGAACACGAACAG TTCTAAACCTAAAGAAAGGCGGAGGCCATCAGGTTGGGATAGATAG